The genomic region GGCCCGCAGCGCATCCCGATATGTCGGGTTTGTGCGTCCCATTGTTAGCGCCCCCTAGGTGCTGTCCACGCATCGAGGAGCGGACTTGTGGTGAGCGATGTCGCCTCGCCGTCAGCGGTCACGCCTGTTCCGACACCTGGCGGACTCGACGTCGACGACGGGAGTGTCGCGGGTTCGAGGCCAACCTGTGTCGCCCGCGTAGCGAGCAGCTGTCGCCAGTAGGCGAACGTGGTCTGGTAGTACGCACCGTCATCAACGGGATAGACGAGTGTCTCGAACTCGTCACCGACGAGTCGCGGCCCCATCCGGGTTTGCTCACACTCAAGATGGTGATTGGCGGCCGTCGCGACCGGTACTGTGAACTCGTCGATCGTACTCCGAGTAACGAGTACCGGGACGTCGTAGCTGTCGGCGTACGTCGCTAGTCGAGCGAGGGTTCTCGCTTGGAGTGTTTCCGCGTGCTGTTCCCTGAGTGTGTCATCGCTGCGATACTGGGCGTCGACAGCCGGTGCGACGATGAGCGACGGGGTGTGTGGAGACGAGTTTTCGTTTTGTACCGTTGACTGTCGACCGGATGTGTCGGTGACAGCGGTCGATTTCTGGATGCTCTGGTTTACTGTCGTCGGGAGATTGTCGACAGCGCCGTAGTGCTGGTACGCGGTGAATCCACGTGCGACGTGGATCCGGTCGAGCAACCGCTGGCTCGGTGTGATCTGAGCCAGCGTCGTCGTCGTCGCGTGGCCGTTCGCGTCAACCCAGAAGGCGGGCCCATCGTGTACCAGGAGATGGTCCAGCACGAGCGACTGGAGGATTGGGACGCCTCGGCCGTCGTCAACGTCGAGCAACGTGACGCCGTCGTCGAGTGACGGTAGGAGCATCTCTTCTGTGGCTGGATCGGCTTGATCTGCCAAGGTCCGATTGCGGTCAGCCCCCCGTGTCGGCTTGTCGGCCGCCATTCGGTTCGATGGTGGGTGATCTCCCATACTCGATAACTAGTCACGCTCTCAATAAGCGACGGCGCGGCGCTTCCGGACTTCCAGAAAGGAATGTACCAGACACTAA from Halorubrum salinarum harbors:
- a CDS encoding P-loop NTPase family protein; this encodes MGDHPPSNRMAADKPTRGADRNRTLADQADPATEEMLLPSLDDGVTLLDVDDGRGVPILQSLVLDHLLVHDGPAFWVDANGHATTTTLAQITPSQRLLDRIHVARGFTAYQHYGAVDNLPTTVNQSIQKSTAVTDTSGRQSTVQNENSSPHTPSLIVAPAVDAQYRSDDTLREQHAETLQARTLARLATYADSYDVPVLVTRSTIDEFTVPVATAANHHLECEQTRMGPRLVGDEFETLVYPVDDGAYYQTTFAYWRQLLATRATQVGLEPATLPSSTSSPPGVGTGVTADGEATSLTTSPLLDAWTAPRGR